The following proteins are co-located in the Desulfobulbaceae bacterium genome:
- a CDS encoding STAS domain-containing protein, with product MEITTEASEQRLTVCISGQIDEKGAEAMKSSFSSLPLSGITEVQVDLKNLTYIGSSGIGKLLLFYKNLGVQQIRLRVTNVPPAIYELMQELKLDTVFTIERQ from the coding sequence ATGGAAATCACAACAGAAGCCAGCGAGCAGAGATTGACTGTTTGTATAAGCGGGCAAATTGACGAAAAAGGCGCCGAGGCCATGAAATCAAGCTTTAGCTCACTACCGCTATCAGGCATCACAGAGGTCCAGGTTGACCTTAAAAACTTGACCTACATCGGCAGTTCAGGAATTGGCAAACTGCTTCTTTTTTATAAAAACCTTGGCGTGCAACAGATTCGATTACGAGTGACAAATGTTCCACCTGCCATCTACGAGCTGATGCAGGAGTTAAAACTTGACACTGTTTTCACTATCGAAAGACAGTAA